In a single window of the Patescibacteria group bacterium genome:
- a CDS encoding RpiB/LacA/LacB family sugar-phosphate isomerase, giving the protein MKVFIAADHAGFIKKQGLAKKLEGSYELFDMGPYKLDPDDDYPLYAKKVSLAVTENAKSMGILICHSGEGMAIAANKVKGIRAVAVLNKSQAFETRQDNDSNVLSLSSGELSDKQLYEISKLWLDTPFSELARHKRRIEEIGQIESESGL; this is encoded by the coding sequence ATGAAAGTTTTTATCGCCGCCGACCATGCTGGTTTTATCAAAAAACAAGGCCTAGCAAAAAAACTCGAGGGTAGTTATGAGCTCTTTGATATGGGGCCATACAAGCTGGATCCAGACGATGACTACCCACTTTATGCCAAGAAGGTTTCACTCGCCGTCACAGAAAATGCTAAGTCGATGGGGATACTTATTTGTCATAGTGGCGAAGGTATGGCGATAGCGGCCAATAAGGTCAAGGGCATACGAGCAGTTGCAGTCCTTAATAAATCTCAGGCATTTGAGACAAGGCAGGATAATGATAGCAATGTACTTAGCTTATCTTCAGGAGAGCTATCAGATAAACAGTTATATGAAATATCAAAACTCTGGCTAGACACACCCTTCTCAGAGCTGGCGCGCCATAAACGCAGGATAGAAGAGATTGGACAAATAGAATCGGAGAGTGGGCTATGA
- a CDS encoding carbohydrate kinase family protein, with translation MNLDIITVGSVGFDIFISGKSIKPSLMSKDDSITLQSGAQYQVDHSVYEAGGPGLNSAICFARQGIKTGCIARTGKDHLANQIKIILKHEGIEHELLINNPEHHTDLNIHIVTERAQDIDLSYKNSVNSLRGHDVRFPGLTARALYLAELPVDFKLFKFFVEWAKSCGASLIANVTSTSGYKTKQMNYALSRLTSMMMPIDFASSFFDGVSDSAEIIRQLSALGSKSVLLYDVSKESYAFHDQTMYSCGTYKKVNPLDMTGANDIFAASYASAIFQQKTVPEALTFASANACSVLEVFGTRAGVLRKPALRTIKVETGVL, from the coding sequence ATGAATCTAGATATAATAACTGTCGGCTCGGTTGGCTTTGATATTTTTATCAGCGGTAAAAGCATAAAACCGAGCTTAATGAGCAAGGATGATTCTATAACCCTCCAGAGTGGTGCTCAATACCAGGTTGACCACTCGGTATATGAAGCAGGCGGCCCAGGCCTAAACTCAGCGATATGCTTTGCTCGTCAGGGCATCAAGACAGGCTGTATTGCCCGGACTGGTAAGGACCATTTAGCCAATCAGATAAAAATAATATTAAAACATGAGGGTATTGAACACGAGCTGCTTATCAACAATCCCGAGCACCATACAGATTTAAATATCCACATTGTAACCGAAAGAGCGCAGGATATAGATTTATCCTATAAAAATTCAGTTAATTCCTTACGAGGCCATGATGTAAGGTTCCCTGGCCTTACTGCTAGGGCCCTATATTTGGCTGAACTGCCAGTTGATTTTAAGTTGTTTAAGTTTTTTGTTGAGTGGGCTAAATCTTGCGGGGCCAGCTTGATTGCAAATGTCACTAGCACTAGTGGCTATAAAACTAAACAAATGAACTATGCACTTTCTAGGCTCACTAGCATGATGATGCCAATTGATTTTGCCTCCAGCTTCTTTGATGGGGTTTCAGACAGCGCGGAAATTATCAGACAGCTAAGCGCCCTTGGATCAAAGTCGGTTTTACTATATGATGTTAGTAAAGAGTCTTATGCTTTTCACGATCAGACCATGTATTCTTGCGGGACCTATAAAAAAGTTAATCCACTAGACATGACAGGAGCTAATGATATTTTTGCGGCCAGTTATGCCTCGGCAATTTTCCAGCAAAAAACCGTGCCGGAAGCTCTGACATTCGCTAGCGCTAACGCATGCTCGGTGCTAGAAGTTTTTGGCACTCGAGCGGGAGTATTACGCAAGCCAGCCCTTAGAACAATTAAAGTAGAAACAGGAGTATTATAA
- the gap gene encoding type I glyceraldehyde-3-phosphate dehydrogenase has product MVRVAINGFGRIGRNAFKIAFANPNLQVVAVNDLTDTTTLAHLLRHDSNYGAYHHQVSSQDDGITVDGKKIKVLAEKDPSLLPWKEMNIDVVIESTGFFTTREGLEMHIKAGAKKVVLSAPEKKDEAGHEKQDTFVFGANHQKIPADQKIISNASCTTNCIAPIMAVLSKEIGIEKSMMTTIHSYTASQVLQDGPNKDLREARSAAENIVPTTTGAAIAAALTVPELEGNFDGLSIRVPTPVVSLSDITFLAKRDISAEEINKIIIKACNSSHKGIIDYTEEELVSRDFVGDPHSCIVDTKLTKVVAGNLCKVVAWYDNEWGYSNRLVEMVEHVGKLIK; this is encoded by the coding sequence ATGGTAAGAGTAGCTATTAATGGTTTTGGAAGGATAGGTCGCAATGCCTTCAAAATAGCCTTTGCAAACCCCAATTTACAAGTTGTTGCGGTTAATGACCTCACCGACACCACTACCTTGGCACACCTACTAAGGCACGACAGCAATTATGGGGCTTACCACCATCAGGTATCTAGCCAAGATGATGGCATCACGGTCGATGGTAAAAAAATCAAAGTTTTAGCCGAAAAAGACCCTAGCTTGCTGCCCTGGAAAGAAATGAATATTGATGTAGTAATAGAATCGACTGGGTTTTTCACCACCAGAGAGGGCCTGGAGATGCACATAAAAGCCGGCGCCAAAAAGGTTGTATTATCTGCCCCTGAAAAGAAAGATGAAGCTGGCCACGAAAAACAAGATACATTTGTTTTTGGTGCCAATCACCAAAAAATTCCAGCCGATCAGAAGATTATATCTAACGCTTCTTGCACCACCAACTGTATCGCGCCAATTATGGCCGTACTCTCAAAAGAAATAGGTATAGAAAAATCAATGATGACCACAATCCACAGCTACACCGCCAGCCAGGTTTTGCAGGATGGTCCTAATAAAGATTTGCGTGAAGCTCGTAGTGCCGCCGAAAACATAGTGCCTACAACCACTGGTGCGGCTATTGCAGCTGCCCTCACGGTACCAGAACTAGAAGGCAATTTTGATGGTTTAAGTATTCGCGTGCCTACCCCAGTAGTATCACTTAGTGATATTACCTTTTTGGCAAAGCGTGATATTAGCGCCGAAGAAATTAACAAAATTATCATTAAAGCCTGCAATTCTTCCCACAAGGGGATCATAGACTACACCGAAGAAGAGCTAGTCAGCCGAGATTTTGTCGGTGATCCACACAGCTGCATTGTAGATACCAAGCTAACTAAGGTAGTAGCTGGCAATCTCTGCAAGGTAGTAGCCTGGTACGATAATGAATGGGGCTATAGCAATCGCTTGGTTGAGATGGTAGAGCATGTAGGGAAGCTCATAAAGTAG
- a CDS encoding transketolase family protein: MNKDAKLNPDIFSQDMVYESNRLGFGEGLLEAGKIDDSIVAMTADLTESTQVELFKKAFPDRFIEVGVAEQNMVTVASGLAAVGKKPFTTSYASFSPGRNWEQIRTTICLNDRNVKIVGCHAGVSVGPDGATHQMLEDIALMRALPNMTVIVPCDSTEARKATMALAKTASPGYLRLAREKTAVVTTDSTPFVIGKALVLRDGKDLTLVACGTLVYEALKAAEELAKQGVDVEVINCPTIKPLDNELILKSANKTKKVITVEEAQASGGLGGAVAELISEQSAATLWRIGIKDRYGQSGEVKQLWAEYQLDSASIINLASKLLKAPKR; encoded by the coding sequence ATGAATAAAGACGCAAAGCTTAACCCTGATATCTTTAGTCAGGACATGGTATATGAATCTAATCGCTTAGGTTTTGGCGAAGGCCTGCTGGAGGCTGGCAAGATCGATGATAGTATTGTCGCCATGACGGCAGATTTAACTGAGTCTACTCAGGTAGAGTTGTTCAAGAAAGCCTTCCCGGATAGGTTTATAGAGGTAGGTGTTGCAGAGCAAAATATGGTTACCGTTGCTAGCGGCCTAGCAGCCGTGGGTAAAAAACCATTCACTACTAGTTATGCTAGCTTTAGTCCTGGAAGGAATTGGGAGCAAATTCGTACCACAATATGCCTAAATGATAGGAATGTTAAGATAGTCGGCTGCCATGCAGGGGTATCTGTAGGGCCCGATGGAGCAACACACCAAATGCTCGAGGATATCGCACTGATGAGGGCACTACCAAATATGACTGTAATTGTGCCTTGCGATAGTACAGAGGCCCGAAAGGCTACTATGGCGTTAGCCAAGACAGCTAGCCCGGGGTATCTTAGGCTAGCCCGCGAAAAAACTGCAGTAGTTACAACCGACTCGACGCCGTTTGTTATTGGCAAGGCATTGGTTTTGCGCGATGGCAAGGACCTAACCCTAGTAGCCTGTGGCACTTTGGTTTATGAGGCCTTAAAAGCAGCTGAAGAATTAGCCAAACAGGGTGTAGATGTTGAGGTCATTAACTGCCCAACAATAAAACCGCTAGATAACGAGCTAATATTAAAAAGTGCCAATAAAACTAAAAAGGTCATAACGGTAGAGGAGGCTCAGGCCTCTGGCGGCCTCGGTGGGGCTGTGGCAGAACTAATTAGCGAGCAGTCAGCAGCCACATTATGGAGGATTGGCATTAAGGACAGATATGGGCAGTCCGGAGAGGTCAAGCAGCTATGGGCCGAATACCAGCTAGATAGTGCATCTATTATTAATCTTGCGAGCAAACTGCTAAAGGCACCAAAAAGATGA
- a CDS encoding transketolase translates to MIHSTKELELIANQIRQDIIYMLVQAGSGHTAGPLGMADVFTALYFEVLRHKPKDPNWPDRDRVVLSNGHINPVLYATMANSGYFPRSELKTLRKFGTRLQGHPERTRLPGLETTSGPLGSGISQASGMAYGLRMDSQKEQRVWCLTSDGEHQEGNTWEAIMFAGKNKLSNLTVVVDRNNIQIDGVTEDIMPLEPFAMKYQAFNWHVIEIDGHNFEEIISAMQQSRAIFEKPTCIVAHTIPGKGVDFMEFDYRWHGMPPGLKDIPGDPPKEVQAKMALERLRTLNGKIRSEHE, encoded by the coding sequence ATGATCCACAGCACCAAAGAATTAGAGTTAATTGCAAACCAGATTCGCCAAGATATCATCTATATGCTAGTGCAGGCCGGAAGTGGCCATACAGCAGGTCCTTTGGGTATGGCGGATGTATTTACAGCCTTATATTTTGAGGTCCTACGCCACAAGCCCAAAGACCCTAACTGGCCGGATAGAGACAGAGTAGTCCTGAGTAATGGGCACATCAACCCAGTTTTGTATGCCACCATGGCTAATTCTGGCTATTTCCCTCGCTCAGAGTTAAAGACGCTTCGTAAGTTTGGTACTAGGCTGCAAGGCCACCCCGAGCGAACTCGCCTCCCAGGCCTGGAGACTACCAGTGGCCCACTAGGCAGTGGTATAAGCCAAGCCTCTGGGATGGCCTATGGCTTAAGGATGGATTCGCAAAAAGAGCAGAGGGTTTGGTGCTTGACTAGTGATGGTGAGCATCAGGAGGGTAATACCTGGGAAGCAATAATGTTTGCTGGCAAGAATAAGCTTAGTAACCTCACAGTGGTTGTTGACCGAAATAATATTCAGATAGATGGTGTTACTGAGGATATTATGCCCCTGGAGCCCTTTGCAATGAAGTATCAAGCCTTTAATTGGCATGTGATTGAAATTGACGGGCATAATTTCGAAGAGATTATATCGGCCATGCAGCAAAGCCGAGCTATTTTCGAAAAACCCACCTGTATAGTCGCCCATACCATACCTGGTAAAGGTGTGGACTTCATGGAGTTTGATTATCGCTGGCATGGTATGCCGCCAGGCCTTAAGGATATTCCCGGTGATCCTCCCAAAGAGGTTCAGGCTAAAATGGCTCTCGAAAGGCTTCGAACTCTGAACGGCAAAATTAGGAGTGAGCATGAATAA